A stretch of DNA from Camelina sativa cultivar DH55 unplaced genomic scaffold, Cs unpScaffold02275, whole genome shotgun sequence:
TGGAAATTGGTGAGAAGGCGAGGGATGCAATCCTTAGTGGCAAGTTTGATCAGGTGAGGTGGATGAATGGTCTTATGATCATATAATCAAACATCCTTGTATATAAGCAGAGATAGTCTTACTTACGTTTTGATATTGAATTGAATTTCAGGTGCGAGTTAACATTCCAAATTCCGATATGGTGGGTCATACAGGTGATATTGCAGCCACAGTTGTTGCATGCGAGGCTGCTGATCTTGCTGTGAAGGTATTGTTATAAGAAATTTATCGACTAGTCTTAATAATAGGAGTGAGTGTGACTTAGCTCACAAGTGGTTTGGTTGTTGCAGATGATTTTTGATGCTATCGAACAAGTGAAAGGCATTTATGTTGTGACTGCTGATCACGGAAACGCAGAGGACATGGTGAAGAGGGATAAATCTGGGAAGCCTGCTTTGGACAAGGAAGGGAACCTTCAGATTCTAACCTCTCACACACTCAAGCCAGTAAGTCGAATGGAAGTCTGTGCTATTACCATAACGTAAAACATTGTTTAGATGTGAAATTGTAATTTATTGATTGCAGGTGCCAATTGCCATTGGAGGTCCTGGTTTGTCTAAAGGAGTTAGATTCCGTAAAGATCTGGAAACACCGGGGCTTGCAAATGTAGCTGCAACAGTGATNTGAACCTCCATGGATTTGTGGCTCCTGATGACTATGAGCCCACCCTAATTGAAGTAGTGGAGTAGAAGAATCGAGTGCCCAATCAGTTTTCAAGAGGGCTAAAACTCCCTAGTATCTTACGTTGTTTTCTAATAATAAGAGTTTTTACACAGACTTcttgtatttttgattttggcttTAATTTCGGTTTACATGATCTGCAAGTTTTTCTCTTCACTACCATACAACCAAAAAGTATAAGCTTTGTTTCTTAT
This window harbors:
- the LOC104774288 gene encoding 2,3-bisphosphoglycerate-independent phosphoglycerate mutase 1-like, with the protein product MKALEIGEKARDAILSGKFDQVRVNIPNSDMVGHTGDIAATVVACEAADLAVKMIFDAIEQVKGIYVVTADHGNAEDMVKRDKSGKPALDKEGNLQILTSHTLKPVPIAIGGPGLSKGVRFRKDLETPGLANVAATVX